One Leptospira semungkisensis DNA segment encodes these proteins:
- a CDS encoding HNH endonuclease codes for MNALWIAYNITDGYLKNPRCYYCGILFEKSDYFNGTVHLDHFDPISKTGKHLAGNVVPACRDCNLLKSNLLDIELLQISKNPETFFTNKYLSSSDSKKEKLMDFSALFFQRIGGIDGYREKYNISINEIRSHQDKMKDNYRAKWYRN; via the coding sequence ATGAATGCTCTTTGGATTGCTTACAATATTACCGATGGATATCTTAAAAATCCGAGGTGCTATTATTGCGGTATACTATTCGAAAAATCAGATTATTTTAATGGAACTGTTCATCTTGACCATTTTGATCCGATAAGCAAAACAGGAAAGCATTTAGCCGGCAACGTAGTTCCCGCTTGTCGAGATTGCAATTTATTAAAATCGAATCTATTGGATATTGAGCTCTTGCAGATATCAAAAAATCCTGAAACATTTTTTACGAATAAATATTTAAGTTCTTCTGATTCTAAAAAGGAAAAGCTAATGGATTTTTCTGCATTATTTTTTCAAAGAATTGGTGGTATTGACGGATATCGGGAAAAATACAATATATCAATTAATGAAATTAGAAGTCATCAAGATAAGATGAAAGACAATTACAGAGCTAAATGGTATAGAAATTAA
- a CDS encoding nucleotidyltransferase domain-containing protein, whose protein sequence is MQKINQFIDKVKEFALKREEVQGVGVGGSYLSKDLDEYSDIDFVIVLRDGIRYERQQMVDFASNFGQLLSAFTGEHVGESRLLICLYEAPFLHVDFKFVQLTEMKDRVEDPFFVYKNSAELSQILETTKAKWPNPDFQWIEDRFWVWVHYATAKLGRGEYFEAIDFLSFIRSIVLGPMLHLKNKSLPRGVRKLEFILDASDLEKLKSTVPKYDFISIKESIMNVAKLYRELREDLSEFKVREFSKAENFAIEYLSKIAN, encoded by the coding sequence ATGCAAAAAATAAATCAATTTATCGATAAAGTGAAAGAATTCGCTTTGAAAAGAGAAGAGGTTCAAGGTGTCGGAGTCGGCGGTTCGTATCTTTCTAAGGATCTTGATGAATATTCAGATATCGATTTTGTAATAGTGTTGAGAGACGGGATCCGCTATGAGCGTCAGCAAATGGTGGACTTCGCATCTAACTTTGGCCAATTGCTATCTGCATTTACTGGCGAACATGTAGGAGAGAGTAGGCTCTTAATTTGTTTATATGAAGCGCCATTTCTTCACGTAGACTTTAAGTTTGTGCAACTTACAGAAATGAAAGATCGAGTTGAGGACCCTTTCTTTGTCTATAAGAATAGCGCCGAACTTTCACAGATCCTTGAAACTACGAAAGCGAAATGGCCGAATCCCGATTTCCAATGGATTGAAGATAGATTTTGGGTTTGGGTTCACTACGCCACCGCAAAGTTAGGGAGAGGGGAGTATTTTGAGGCAATTGACTTTTTGTCATTCATTAGGAGCATTGTGTTGGGTCCCATGCTCCATTTAAAAAATAAGAGCCTTCCCCGGGGAGTTAGAAAGTTAGAATTTATTCTGGATGCAAGCGACCTTGAAAAATTGAAATCGACTGTCCCAAAATATGATTTCATATCAATTAAAGAAAGTATAATGAACGTCGCCAAGTTATACAGAGAATTAAGAGAAGATCTTTCCGAATTTAAAGTCCGAGAATTCTCCAAGGCCGAAAATTTTGCTATAGAGTACTTAAGCAAAATTGCAAACTAG
- a CDS encoding YdeI/OmpD-associated family protein, with protein MTENTEPLIQSFTSAKQWNKWLTVNYAIASKGIWLRIFKKDFGEATITYDEALDEALCFGWIDGQKKTYDEKSWLQKFTPRRSKSLWSKRNRTRVAQLIKEKRMQPSGLKEIDAAKKDGRWDKAYDSPSQMKIPADFLAILKKDKEAYDFFKTLNKTNTYAIAWRLETAKKPETREKRMQLLLDMMKKRQKLH; from the coding sequence ATGACCGAAAATACTGAACCCCTCATCCAATCGTTTACATCCGCAAAGCAATGGAATAAATGGCTCACTGTAAATTATGCCATTGCCAGTAAAGGTATTTGGCTTCGAATTTTTAAGAAAGATTTTGGTGAAGCAACGATCACTTATGATGAGGCATTGGATGAAGCACTTTGCTTTGGTTGGATCGATGGTCAAAAGAAAACGTATGATGAAAAATCATGGCTTCAAAAATTTACTCCACGCAGATCAAAGAGTCTATGGTCAAAACGTAATAGAACAAGAGTGGCCCAGCTTATTAAAGAAAAGCGAATGCAACCATCCGGACTCAAAGAAATTGATGCTGCAAAGAAAGACGGTAGGTGGGATAAGGCTTATGATTCTCCCAGTCAGATGAAAATTCCCGCTGATTTTCTAGCAATACTTAAGAAAGACAAGGAAGCTTACGATTTTTTTAAAACGTTGAATAAGACAAATACATATGCTATTGCTTGGCGGTTAGAAACAGCAAAGAAGCCGGAAACTAGAGAAAAACGGATGCAACTTCTTCTGGACATGATGAAGAAGCGACAAAAATTGCACTAA